The following is a genomic window from Brachionichthys hirsutus isolate HB-005 chromosome 10, CSIRO-AGI_Bhir_v1, whole genome shotgun sequence.
ACTGCACAGTGTCGCGCATCTCCCCTGGATGCAGGTCCGGTTAAAATggctaaattattattatttattttgtaaacacAGAGAGGATTCCACTGATGCCATGAGATTCTACTCAGACCCATCCCACTTTTTTGACTTGTGGAAGGAGAAGATGCTCCAGGATACCGAGGATAagaggaaagagagacagaggcagagagtgAGAGTACACTCCACCACGgctttgtttttatgtgttcattcagcacgggggggggggggggggtttcatcACTTCTTCTGTTCTGCTGCCTCCCAGGAGCAGAAGCGATCCATGGAGACCAGCACCCTTCAGCGTGAGGTAAAGAAGGTGAGAAAAGCTCGGAACCGCAGGCAAGAGTGGAACGTGATGGCGTTCGATAAAGAGCTTCGCCCAGATCACCGCCGTCCACAGACTCTCCGGCGAGGGGCGTCATCGGAGGGCTCGCTGTCCGCAGACGGCAGGTTGGTGCTTATTCTGTGTCACAGCAGAAATGTGTCTTTCATGCCGAATCAGCATTTGAAGCAGAGACTGTGAGGTTATTAGCAGGGATGGCAACTTTAATGAAcgttaattaaaaatgtaagaaTAATACTCAAAATACTGTATTCTGTACTGTACTTTGACATCTACTCTGAATGAGAAGCTCTTCCTCATTgcactcattcactcattcatccagGCCTGACCTACCAGACTATCCCGTCCCTCCAGTGCCTGCCCACGCTGCTTGTAATTATGGCAAGTCACGTGATTATGTGTCAAGGAAGGCGCGGTCTTCATCGCCCGTGGAGCATGAATACCACAGCATCGATGTGAACCACAAAAGAGTGACCTACGCTGCAGACCGAATCGCCGGTCCCAGACGCCCACCTGTAGATTACAAGTATGCTCATTTGCAGCTGGGACAACAGCAGAATTAAAATGTCACTGAAACACGATCTCTCTTCTTTTGCTGCCCACCAGCTCTTGCCCCCTGCCACTGGCGGCCCCAGGCCCACCCATCCCATCGGCCCAAAGGGCCTTCGGGTTTCCTTCGGATGCTCTACATGACGGAGTAGGTCGAGGCTACCCGCTGCCACCTGCGCCTCCTACAGGGCCACGCAAGCTCCCTCCACCCCCAGGTCCCCCGCCTCCACTCCGCCCTCCTCCGGATGTGCCCTCAGGTCAAGCAGGCAGCAGACCTGAGACGAATCCTGTGAGAGACGCGAGAAGTGACCTGCTGTCCGCCATCCGCATAGGTGGGGCGGCTCTGTTTATTTGCCACTGTTTTCTGCAGGTCAAATGAAAGCGGACACTATTCTATAAAGCTGTGCTTTTGTCATGCGTCTGAACCGTGTGCAGTCACCCTTTAACATACTGAATCTCTGCCCCTGTCAGGGATCCAGCTGAGGAAAGTCcaagagcagcaggagcagcagagcaaGCAGGAGCCGGTGGGGAATGACGTGGCGACCATCCTGTCTCGACGCATTGCAGTGGAATACAGCGACTCTGAAGACGAGTCTGAACTGGATGAAAACGAGTGGTCAGACTGAGCACATGGATGATATATTACTCTATTTGATAGCTCCTCCTGGTGGACCTTTCATATCGCCCCAGCACGATCACAGTCGCACAGTATTTCTATCAGTGGATTACAAAATGTTGATAAATTATCTAATATTTCCAATAAGAGTCATAAAATCGTCTTGCGATTGTGTCCCCCATTGTCCTCCTTTGAATGTTTCAGAAATACTGGGCTCTATAATTTAGTAGCAAAGCAGCATAACAAAGTTTATTCTGTTATCATTTTTGTTGTGCGGAATCGGTGGAGTGTGCACCTGATTTTAACAGGTACATTTTGATACATATCACCCTCCTAACATTTTATCTAGTGGGCCCACTTTGCAATTAGTTACTTATACTTACTGATAGATTACTGATACTGAAGGCCtgaatttaataaatatatgtataaaaacaaacaggttAACTGTCCATGTTATGTTGTTATGAGATAGAGAggaacaaaatgttaaatgtggatTCTGATTCTAACTGATAGGTTAATACTCAAGTAAAGCATGGAGCCAAGCAGCTAAAGTAGAAATTAATCATTCAGGTGGCTGCCCCCACCTCATTACCTGAGGAGATGAAAATACAGATTTGTACGTGGAGTCCTATTTAGTTTGAATTGAGATGATCGTTTACATTTGcatccactagagggcagcaatGCGCCCGGATGAGCATGCGCAGAACGCCTAGCGGAAATGATGGCGCATCGGACGCCATTTTGGCTCTAGAGGACAGCTCAACGAGTCAGCGCAGAGGAAACAGGCTGAGCCACGATGGAggaggtgtgtttttttttcacctgaCTTTCCTTAGCGTCACGTGATTAGCACAGCGACGATCGGAGACGAACCAGGAGGATTGGTGAGATACGTGTAACAATCTAAACGTTTGGGTTTAGAGTTGTTTGGCATTCGCCTGGATCGTTTGGACCAAATAACGGGTAAATAGTCGTGAATCGATCTCAGTCTGTTTGTGATGACGGTAGACGTGAAGATAAAACGAGTGTTtgatagctagctagctagctagcgcaCCGACACACGTCAGCTCTGCGCACGAAGATCACGCCGTTTATCCGTCAAGTAGACCTTCAGAAACAAAAAGTGTTTCTCTTACTTCTCCTCGTTTTTGTTCTACGATGGAATCCATTTAAGGTTTTTCAGCTTCGAGTTAGCCATTTAGCTGTCGTTCATTTTCCATGAAGCCAAAGCGCAGACGGTGGCTTGTAAAAGTCGTCTTCCACATTCTGACAGCCCGCGTATcccagtataataataataataataataataatacgcaccgtgtgtgtgtgttagatttGTCTATCGAAGTGCGTCGTTGTTCATTTAAGCTAGTTGACCGCATCGATGTCTAATTTTAGCACCTCAGAAATTCTGCTGGACATAAATACGATCAAGATGGACACGTCAAACCTTCCGAAGATCCGGGATGAGGAGCGAGAAAGCGAGTTTGGATATGTGCATGGAGTCTCCGGTCCAGGTCTGGTTTGTTTCCCTTCTCTTTAAATAGTTAAATGTCACTCTTTGGCGATGGATCGATCACAAATCCCTTGAATAATGTGGCACATGTGAGACTTGTTTATTCCAACTCTTCTCATTAACAGTGGTGACGGCGACAGCGATGGCCGGAGCAGCCATGTACGAGCTGGTTCGCGTGGGTCACAGTGAGCTGGTGGGAGAAATCATCCGTTTGGAGGGAGACATGGCGACCATCCAGGTCTATGAGGAGACCTGTATCCTTTCCGCCTGCATCGGTAGCGTGATCTGTGGTTATGAGCCACCTCCACATGGCTCATTTCAAAATGGGAGTCTGAATGTTGACGTTTCCCTAACTTGATGCTGCAGCCGGTGTTTCTGTCGGTGACCCCGTCCTCAGGACGGGGAAGCCCCTCTCTGTGGAGCTAGGACCAGGAATAATGGGCTCCATCTTTGACGGTATCCAGCGTCCGTTAAAAGACATCAATGACCTCACTCAGAGTATCTATATCCCAAGAGGAGTAAACATTGGTGCTCTTAACAGAGACCTCAAGTGGGAATTCACCCCCAGCCAGAGTCTTAGGGTATGaataatatctttatttttcatgattatttttctcttgtctcacctccacctgtctgATTTCACTGATTTCATGCGATCTTCTCCTCTCCAGGTTGGCAGTCACGTGACGGGAGGCGATATCTACGGCATGGTATTTGAAAACTCTTTAATAAAGCACAAGCTGATGCTTCCACCGCGAAACAGAGGCACCGTCACCTACGTGGCCACGCCTGGACACTACGACATTTCTGTACGGTGACTTT
Proteins encoded in this region:
- the LOC137900489 gene encoding actin-binding protein WASF3-like, encoding MPLVKRNIEPRHLCHGAVPDGIGTELECVTNNTLSAVIRQLSSLSKQAENVFGELFNEANTFYGRANSLQDRIDRLAVKVTQLDSSVEEVSLQDINMRKAFQSSTVQDQQVLSKDSIPNSVAEMHSSSDGPPPLGTLTAFREDSTDAMRFYSDPSHFFDLWKEKMLQDTEDKRKERQRQREQKRSMETSTLQREVKKVRKARNRRQEWNVMAFDKELRPDHRRPQTLRRGASSEGSLSADGRPDLPDYPVPPVPAHAACNYGKSRDYVSRKARSSSPVEHEYHSIDVNHKRVTYAADRIAGPRRPPVDYNSCPLPLAAPGPPIPSAQRAFGFPSDALHDGVGRGYPLPPAPPTGPRKLPPPPGPPPPLRPPPDVPSGQAGSRPETNPVRDARSDLLSAIRIGIQLRKVQEQQEQQSKQEPVGNDVATILSRRIAVEYSDSEDESELDENEWSD